A segment of the Lycium ferocissimum isolate CSIRO_LF1 chromosome 10, AGI_CSIRO_Lferr_CH_V1, whole genome shotgun sequence genome:
TATAACATAACATCTTCCACTTTGTTTTCCACAGCAAAACTCAGCCATTGGCTGATTTTCAGGTCCCTTTCGGGAACTACTAATGAAAAGagatagattttttttattttggagcAACTAGAATGAGTTAAAACGTGGTCCACAAAGGAGATGAAGTTTTCTGCTTTCTTAAATGCTTCAGCAACGAAATTGAAGTTATAAACAGAAGTCCAGAGATACTGCCACCTCTTTGAGAGAACACATGATGAGACAGCATCTTTGGTCCACAAAAGAGACAGAATTTGTATAAGGAGTGAGTCTGGCAACTGACTGATACGATCATCCagggtttcttcttcttcaactccattCTTTGGTTTTTTGGAAGATGGAGAAGCCACGGTTTTCGGTCCAAAAGGGTTTGGAATCCTATCTCACTCAACACTTTGGTTCTTTGTAAACAGATGGAAAGTGAACAGACGGGAGAGCAAAAAAGGTCTGTAAAATAGCGGTTTCGCCACTTCATTTATTgctttattctaatttaatcCCCATGTTATTCACCTTAGCGTATTTGGCCTTAGTGGCATTTCATCTTATAGTTTTTTGAGCAAAGGTGCAATTATGCCCCTCAACTTTGCCATTTAGAGCAAATGTGTCcctcgttaaaaaagtggtatatatatacccctgccgttacacAAATTATGCAAATAAACCCTTTCGttgacaatttaaaaaaaaaaaaaataattagcttattttttaatttaaaaaatatcacaTGGCTTTAAAAAGGTAAGTCTACTCATATTTTTATCAAACTTGCTTTCTTAAGCCacgtggtaattttttttttggtggatcGGGTCTGATTCATTTAAATAAATATCTCTGTGCTTGAATTACACCATTAAGTTTGCATAGTAAGATTTACATTCAATTGGCTCAGTTATGACAAGATTAATTTGAAGAAACACTCATACTTCAGTTAAGAAGTCCGGGACTTTTACAACATATCAACACCATCAACCATAGTGTTAATCAAGGTATGGTTTCTTAaactatgaaaatatttttctcctattttttcTGTTAATTTAGGGTTACGTAATTTATTAGATGTAATTTTCAATGTTTGAAGGTgaaagaagtatttttttcacgacccaacaccgtaggccgtgactagtgcccgatccgggcactcaaacacacctatcaacgctatcacaaggtatatcaaacgcatccaagtatataacgagCGACAAGGTcgtgttccaaatttatataatttccgggaaaaatttcggcgagtttcctttattttacggactatccaaaataacctgcGCGTAAAATACCAACGAAGGCCACGCGGGGCCAAcggaacaacatatatacatatgcgggccgacgaGGGCGCCGCGGCGGgcggaatcgcccaaacacaacatatacaaacacaagcaTGCGcgtaagtaggcacaacccacaaaacatgtgtCCCACGTACCTAAacggacaaacggaatcatatgacgggacagggccccgccgtacccatgaacaaatatatacaatgcagcggacgaatatatatataccaaaaatataagctccggaatgagaggagcactccgaatcgcagaagagggtgtcctaaacaggtggatcaccaaactatgCGTACGTACATGCAacgggcatgaaacacggcccccgaagaaaggggtcacatttaaaaatatgtgcgagtatgcaaagcgagaaaatgtaatatacaaatacgagatcaaatcgaaatagaggtacgaaagtaaatgcatttccaaaatatcaaaatgttacttcaaaatataaatcatgcatagggcacggaaATATGATCGCCCGcatgtcgatggcgccataacacaagataacaccgtaaagtttcaaatctccgaatctcgtcacatatcatacacgcatatcgccatacacaacatcacaccaaatatgagTGAACCGAACCCTCGagcgaggactcggtgaaccatgaacacgacgtaacaccggagtatatcataatgcgcacgacaataGAGCCGGCCGTgtccggcgaacgatatcatagtagtgggcacgagcagagtagtgcggaaaccatatgcatataaataaataaataaataaatttctttcaaactcaatagCCAAATATTTTTACGGACATCGAAGGCTCAAAATAAAATTCGGGTCAATTGGAATTAGTATAAGAGAGTCACAAACTTTCGAAATACGGAATCTtcgaaaatatttcataagtcgtATTTAGAAATTCGAGTACCATTTATATtgagaagatttcaaataacattatggaGCACTTCAAAGGAGCTTTAGAATCATACgcgcatatccaaaatatacatatccaaactttggccatatcaaatattttcGGACATCATTGTGGatcacatattcatactaataaACTTGCGGATAACATTATGGATCAAATCAAATGGGGACTTTAAGACCATATTTTCATATCGAAATATTCATCAAAGGCTTTAGTCTTCTCgttttctttcgaacaacatctagaacataataaatagaatatttgaacatcataaaatatgtaCCCAGCCATATGGAATAGCTTATGGAGGTCAAAGatgttagccatcctagtggctCCAAGAATAggatcccttttttttttttataagcatacatatacattttgttTCTCCCAAAACGGATCATGTCAAAAAGAAGGAacggtaggctttacatacctcgatcgctcgcTAATCAATTTCCGAATCAAGTCTCGGTCTCTCCAATatctacaataatattatcaattacccataaattagctactagtacttagaattttaaatcccaactagcacttgtctacgaaatttcggaAGATTTCCCATATATATTCGCCTATCCGAATTTCCAATTGTTCTCCTGTtgacacagaaataccaacaataacatatggACACAACCATAtcttcaattcttttatttcaacaagaacaacaacatatcaaaacagcccccaactaTAACATAGCGATGCCCAAAATTCTAACGAACACTTACAATACACCAAGCACCCATATACACTTCTTATACCTTATTCAATGCAATCTTTTCAAgcaaatttaatgaaatactacaGCGACTACACCACAACTACGTCATCTATCCATATGCAAGTAAAtcacattattatcattataatccctacaacaacccacaacaaatttaactccaactctaaccattaaattccttcattctcatcacataatccatgataacaacaacaataatcatatgaaCATAATCATACCCTCAATCCTTTCAATTCAGCAAGATAACAACATGTCCATAAAACAacacaactttaaatttaaccatttaattcctccataatgctactaaaatcaattcatcattcttactcgAAACACCCCCTTACACTCCTCAATTTAtaattcaacatcaacatacataacccTTTTGTATTTAACACACATCTACCAAGCTATACAAGTCTAAACTACCTCcaaaacatgtagaaaagaattaaatcttaccttagagaCAAGCTACAATTTTCACCATGTAATGTCTTCAAGAAAGCCATGACCTCCATATTTTTCCTCCTCTGATCTTCAAATCTCTCCAATTAATTGTGTAGAAGGGCAAAATGGGCAGCCGTGAACGGTTCGTGAACAGTGGCACCGCCCGTGAACAAGGGGCGCCGCCCGTGAACGATTGACCGAACTTCTCTCTTTAAGTTGAGCTTCTCTCACTAAGACCTAACTTGCAAGATTAATTTGTGGTATaagtgatgacttagtcatccactTATGCTTATATATTATCTttacaaagtggacatgtgtcaaCTTTTTATTCAACCACCAATCAAATTCGGCCATGTGTTGTGGCCCCTGATCCCACTAAtgacttaataatctaatcatggtaaattaatctcaaatttccattaatatttccataccaaataaaattgcaaGCAAGTCGTGCACTTACTAAAATCGAAGATTAaaatccttgtctcatatccaacaATAATCTTGTCATTGGAtttatgttgatttacttacgaataatccgtggtataaaaatacgggtctaacatccttccctctttagaacattcgccctcgaatgttaaactagcctcaTAAGGTCTTACAAAGATTCCAGAGTCTCTTTTTATCGCGATAACATATAGTCTCATCccccaatcaatataatcaaatgAGGAATTTTTGCTCACCCGTAGGCATGGGAACAAGTAAGGACACCGATTCTTCATCCCCCTCCCCAGTGCCATCTCTTCCGGTTATTAATTGCCGCAATACGCTAATGAAAGCCACGTGCTTTAGTATGCAACATTCTCACTCGGCGATTAAGGCATAGCTATATAGTCCTTCTGCGATAATTTCTCTGCAGCACTGGGCATCATCGCGGGGATTACTCGAAAAGAGTCGCCAATACGTTTGTGAAGCATCGACACGGGAAAGACCTGGATGCACCGCTTCCAAATCGACGGTAGTCCAACTCATGAAaacttgcctaccttacgaataatCTAATAAGGCCcgatatacctcgggctaagctttttcctttttaccgaATCTCGTTACGCCCTCATGGGTGACACGTTCAAGAACACTCAATCACCAATacgaaactctaagtgtcgacgtcatTTATTTGCATATGACTTCGACTTTGGACtactaataacctttcccgaataagctttACCTTATCAATAGCTTGTTGAATCGTATACGGgctaattaacttagtttcaccaacatcggACCAAACAATAGGTGACACCGCACTTCGCCATACAAGGCCTCACATACGGTGCCATacggatactagaatggtagctattattataagcaaactcgataagtagaaaatgatcatcccggctACCTCTCGAAAGTAATAATACGTattcgcaacatatcttctagcgtctgaatagtacgctcgtgACTTATCCGTCAATCTGAGGATAAAATGTTGTGCTAATCGTGGAGTACAAAGTAAGTCTGTAATGAAGTCTATATTTTGGGAATCTTCGTCCTCATGTATTATTCTCGACTTCTTAGAGGACTTTAATCGGTATTCTACCTTCGGCttttaatctcaatccttaTAGTTGGCTACCGAGTAGCGCTGGAgtttccctcatataataacttacatagccgctctgTACTCTGTCTATCATTAATTGGTATAATTATGACAGGATTTGACATATAAGTTCATCATCTTTTAGTAACTTGACTAGTCTGATCGTCTTGCTTAAGCCGTTCCATAGTTCCCTTAATCTAACTTGTAATACTTTAGGCATATTATATTTCTTTGTccttaattcaaactcttctattgccttTATTCGGATTTTTTCTCTTAACTTTCTCACACTCATTaggttgcaatctttacaagaatatgcgaaggttcCCAAATGTGTccgagaaataccttagcgtcgtttCACTAGTCTTTATGCTTTaacttctctctcttctcttatcttacaGTCGGTATTGGGATAGAT
Coding sequences within it:
- the LOC132034878 gene encoding putative F-box/FBD/LRR-repeat protein At1g78760, with amino-acid sequence MEVMAFLKTLHGENCSLSLRIPNPFGPKTVASPSSKKPKNGVEEEETLDDRISQLPDSLLIQILSLLWTKDAVSSCVLSKRWQYLWTSVYNFNFVAEAFKKAENFISFVDHVLTHSSCSKIKKIYLFSLVVPERDLKISQWLSFAVENKVEDVMLYAFALAEYLSYELPLSIYTCSSLVTLNLSRWVFDKRLILAWNSLKSLKVRTIRLDDDDIVKLLSSCPALEILELSMFGGFRRLEINSSNLISSVG